One genomic region from Carcharodon carcharias isolate sCarCar2 chromosome 12, sCarCar2.pri, whole genome shotgun sequence encodes:
- the c12h2orf69 gene encoding UPF0565 protein C2orf69 homolog isoform X2, which yields MSVISGPLNIWTLDTNYHDEMIRHPENIRWQQWSLEGVAALLFRRFPDSHIWIIKASRIHLHKFSCYDNFVQSNLFGVPEHNLDSRAFKHLYALLTNAFKQVHSILHTWTKPGESAHSSFAIAPDESSSTYCETPNGFAVKNNLGISNLECAHPGTQRECEDLKCTDPSLKFILIGFSKGCVVLNQLLYALSEAKKDEELAAFISNIKEMYWLDGGHAGGNNTWVTSPEILKGFAKMGIPVHAHVTPYQVRDEMRAWIGKEHKKFIRLLAEYGAKVTNQLHFENEAPTVDNHFRVLQMFKAALDP from the coding sequence aaTTATCATGATGAAATGATACGCCATCCAGAAAACATCCGCTGGCAGCAGTGGAGTCTGGAAGGAGTAGCTGCTTTGCTGTTCCGTCGCTTTCCTGACAGTCACATCTGGATCATAAAGGCTTCCCGGATTCACCTACATAAGTTCAGTTGCTACGACAACTTTGTGCAAAGCAATCTGTTTGGTGTGCCTGAACATAACTTGGACTCTAGGGCTTTCAAGCACCTTTATGCACTCTTGACCAATGCTTTCAAGCAGGTGCATAGTATCCTACATACATGGACAAAACCTGGTGAAAGTGCCCACAGTTCCTTTGCCATTGCACCCGATGAAAGTTCCAGTACATATTGTGAAACACCAAATGGTTTTGCAGTTAAAAATAACCTGGGTATTTCCAATCTGGAGTGCGCTCATCCTGGAACACAAAGAGAGTGTGAGGACTTGAAGTGTACCGATCCTTCATTGAAATTTATATTGATTGGTTTCAGCAAAGGTTGTGTGGTTTTGAATCAGCTGTTATATGCATTGAGTGAAGCAAAGAAAGACGAGGAACTAGCTGCCTTCATTAGTAATATCAAAGAAATGTATTGGTTGGATGGTGGTCACGCTGGAGGAAACAACACCTGGGTCACCAGTCCTGAAATCTTGAAGGGATTTGCAAAGATGGGTATTCCTGTGCACGCACACGTTACACCTTATCAAGTGCGGGATGAAATGAGAGCTTGGATTGGAAAGGAACACAAGAAATTCATTCGGCTCCTTGCGGAGTATGGTGCAAAAGTGACGAACCAACTTCATTTTGAGAACGAAGCCCCTACTGTGGATAATCACTTCAGGGTGCTTCAAATGTTCAAAGCTGCTTTGGATCCATAG